Proteins encoded within one genomic window of candidate division WOR-3 bacterium:
- a CDS encoding ribose-phosphate pyrophosphokinase — protein sequence MTNPGEIKLISGSNSRKLMEAIADYLKIEPCAYEVTRFKDGEIRVQIKESVRGHDVFIIQSTEPPADNLLELLLLVDAAKRASAKRITAVIPYFGYARQDRKDQPRVPISAKLVANLIQVAGTSRVLTLDLHADQIQGFFDIPVDNLYATPVFKEYFKNLDPSMDIVVAPDVGATKRARAVARRLGDVPIALIDKRRPEPNKAEVMNIVGDVKGKRCLIVDDIIDTGNTLVEAARALLSSGASEVKAVATHALFSDNCVEKLENSDLSEVVVTDSIPRAYHVKSNKIKILSVAPLIGDAIRRIHEEQSVSSLFI from the coding sequence ATGACAAATCCAGGTGAGATAAAGCTTATTAGCGGCAGTAATTCAAGAAAGTTGATGGAAGCAATTGCTGATTACTTGAAAATTGAGCCATGTGCCTATGAAGTGACCAGATTTAAAGATGGCGAAATCCGGGTTCAAATAAAGGAAAGTGTAAGAGGGCACGATGTCTTTATAATTCAGTCAACGGAGCCCCCTGCCGATAATTTACTGGAACTTTTGCTTTTGGTTGATGCTGCAAAAAGGGCTTCCGCAAAGCGGATTACAGCGGTTATCCCGTACTTTGGTTATGCAAGGCAGGATAGGAAGGATCAGCCAAGGGTTCCCATTTCTGCTAAGCTTGTGGCCAATTTGATCCAGGTCGCAGGAACTTCGAGGGTCTTGACCTTAGACCTCCACGCCGATCAGATTCAAGGGTTTTTTGACATCCCTGTAGATAACTTATATGCTACCCCCGTTTTTAAAGAGTATTTCAAGAATCTTGATCCTTCTATGGATATAGTAGTTGCTCCAGATGTAGGTGCTACAAAGAGGGCAAGGGCAGTGGCTCGTCGGCTTGGCGATGTCCCAATTGCGCTAATAGATAAAAGAAGGCCTGAACCTAATAAAGCTGAAGTAATGAATATTGTGGGTGACGTAAAAGGAAAGAGGTGTCTTATCGTAGATGATATTATTGATACGGGAAATACGCTGGTGGAGGCTGCGAGGGCTTTGTTAAGTAGCGGAGCTTCTGAGGTGAAGGCGGTTGCAACCCATGCACTCTTCTCTGATAATTGTGTAGAAAAATTGGAAAATTCAGATCTTTCAGAAGTAGTAGTCACAGATTCCATTCCAAGGGCTTACCATGTTAAGAGCAACAAAATAAAGATACTATCTGTTGCACCTTTGATAGGTGATGCAATTAGGAGAATACATGAGGAGCAGTCAGTAAGCTCTTTATTTATATAA
- a CDS encoding 50S ribosomal protein L25, giving the protein MELEVKIREKTGKEVSKKLRKNGWIPAVVYGAHEENLHISVPLKELHELIKETHGEAKIVKLKAEDIEKDVLLKHVDRDPVTGEIIHADFQVIHKGEEIHVDVPLEIQGTAKGTKVGGILEVLHWHIPVRGEISKIPPQITIDVSELDIHDSIHVKDLKIEGVKILLHADEPIVTVIPPKRMEEVKAEAPAEEAAGTEGEEEKKEEK; this is encoded by the coding sequence ATGGAACTGGAAGTAAAGATTAGGGAAAAAACGGGAAAAGAGGTTTCAAAAAAACTTAGAAAAAATGGCTGGATTCCTGCTGTAGTATATGGTGCCCACGAAGAGAATTTGCACATAAGTGTCCCGTTAAAGGAACTCCACGAACTTATAAAAGAGACCCATGGCGAAGCTAAGATTGTTAAGCTCAAAGCTGAAGACATCGAGAAAGATGTTTTGTTGAAACACGTTGATAGGGATCCTGTTACCGGAGAGATAATCCACGCCGATTTCCAGGTCATTCATAAAGGTGAGGAAATACATGTTGATGTACCTTTGGAAATACAGGGTACGGCAAAGGGTACTAAGGTGGGTGGAATTCTGGAAGTTTTGCATTGGCATATACCCGTCCGTGGTGAGATTAGCAAAATACCACCCCAAATAACCATAGATGTTTCAGAACTCGATATTCATGATTCAATCCATGTGAAGGATCTGAAAATAGAAGGTGTTAAGATACTTCTCCATGCAGATGAACCTATCGTTACGGTTATACCTCCAAAGAGGATGGAGGAGGTAAAGGCCGAAGCACCCGCTGAGGAAGCTGCAGGAACTGAAGGTGAAGAGGAGAAGAAAGAAGAAAAGTAA
- the pth gene encoding aminoacyl-tRNA hydrolase, translating to MRIFLVGIGNPGRTYRFTRHNIGQLFVDFVAGALDVSFQPGKGEYVYAKKGDLFLFKSLTYMNLSGLAVKSIVDDFEVEIAQELFVCHDDLDMEPFNVKVKYDGGSGGHRGIESCIYHLETLDFYRLKFGIGKPKGIDPKDYVLSQLSDDELNKFKDSFKIALEGIQVMLNEGREKGITFINTYGRRMNDG from the coding sequence GTGAGAATATTTTTAGTCGGAATTGGAAACCCAGGCCGAACATATAGGTTCACGAGACACAATATAGGGCAATTGTTCGTTGATTTTGTCGCAGGAGCCCTTGATGTGAGTTTTCAGCCGGGTAAAGGTGAATATGTGTATGCAAAAAAAGGAGACCTTTTTCTATTTAAAAGTTTAACTTATATGAATCTCTCGGGACTTGCCGTTAAGAGTATTGTTGATGATTTTGAGGTTGAGATCGCTCAAGAACTTTTTGTGTGTCATGATGACCTCGATATGGAACCGTTCAATGTGAAGGTGAAGTATGACGGTGGTTCCGGTGGCCACAGGGGAATAGAATCTTGTATATATCATTTGGAGACTCTCGATTTTTACAGACTAAAATTTGGAATAGGTAAGCCTAAGGGTATTGATCCGAAAGATTACGTACTTTCTCAGCTGTCTGATGATGAATTGAATAAATTCAAGGATTCCTTTAAGATTGCTCTTGAAGGGATTCAGGTTATGCTGAACGAAGGGCGGGAGAAAGGTATTACCTTTATCAACACCTACGGTAGGAGAATGAATGATGGATGA
- the efp gene encoding elongation factor P: MPDLRPGMAIKYEGEIYLVISYQHIHMGRGGATIRTRLKNLKTGQVKEVSLRESDEYEEVTLERKPAHLSYVEGDNYHFLEAETFEDITFTSEQLGEAVYYLKEGEEVTVLYVDGVPINIELPTFVILEVVETDPGLRGDTASGGSKPAKLETGLVVQVPLFIKIGDKVKVDTRTGEYLERA, from the coding sequence ATGCCTGATTTGAGACCCGGAATGGCAATTAAGTATGAAGGAGAAATCTACCTTGTTATATCTTATCAGCATATTCATATGGGAAGGGGTGGGGCGACGATTAGAACACGCCTTAAAAACTTGAAAACTGGTCAAGTAAAAGAAGTAAGCCTTAGAGAATCTGATGAATATGAAGAGGTGACTCTCGAAAGGAAACCGGCCCATCTTTCTTATGTAGAGGGCGATAATTATCATTTTCTCGAGGCAGAGACTTTTGAGGATATTACTTTTACCAGTGAACAATTGGGTGAAGCGGTTTACTATTTAAAGGAGGGAGAAGAGGTAACTGTTCTTTATGTGGATGGTGTCCCTATTAACATCGAGCTTCCCACCTTTGTAATTCTTGAGGTTGTTGAAACTGACCCAGGACTTAGAGGGGATACCGCATCAGGCGGTTCAAAGCCTGCTAAACTGGAGACCGGGCTTGTCGTTCAAGTTCCACTCTTTATTAAGATTGGTGACAAGGTAAAAGTGGATACAAGAACCGGGGAATACTTAGAGAGGGCATAA
- the accB gene encoding acetyl-CoA carboxylase biotin carboxyl carrier protein, translating into MNLEKLKKLLDFMEEHNLQEMELKGLFYHIKLKKASETSYIPVESVNKSEKQATVSVASTSNQPSETKKESENNYYQIRSPMVGTFYRSPSPGAEPYVKEGDIVKKGQVVCIIEAMKVMNEIESDVTGRIVKVLVENGKPVEYNQPLFLVDTNL; encoded by the coding sequence ATGAACCTTGAGAAATTAAAGAAACTCCTGGATTTTATGGAAGAGCATAACCTCCAGGAGATGGAACTAAAAGGGCTTTTTTACCACATAAAGCTGAAGAAGGCGAGTGAGACAAGTTATATACCCGTTGAGTCAGTTAATAAATCAGAAAAACAGGCGACTGTTTCTGTAGCATCTACTTCTAATCAGCCTTCAGAGACTAAGAAGGAGAGTGAAAACAATTATTATCAGATTCGTTCACCTATGGTGGGGACCTTTTACAGAAGTCCTTCTCCCGGTGCTGAACCCTATGTAAAAGAGGGTGATATTGTGAAAAAGGGGCAGGTTGTATGCATTATTGAAGCAATGAAGGTGATGAATGAAATAGAATCCGACGTCACTGGACGAATTGTGAAGGTCCTTGTTGAGAATGGAAAGCCCGTTGAATACAATCAGCCACTCTTTCTCGTAGATACAAACCTTTGA